The following nucleotide sequence is from Aedes aegypti strain LVP_AGWG chromosome 3, AaegL5.0 Primary Assembly, whole genome shotgun sequence.
aaaaaacacggacgacagctcgggctttcttgacgcactgcccaggagcaagcgtcaaggtcgtcgaaagatcaaaaagaacgaaccgatcgcggcactttttaacttactccaacagaactccccgatcacgccactttttcacttacgagatcgacgcgcgacatgtttgatcctaccctcgtcgctcgctccggcaaaagcaagcgtcaaggtcgaaaggtCAAACAGAACTCATATACATTTATTTCTCCAATAATTGAtaaacattcaaatcactatTGGTTTGCAACCAACATATTTTTTACGATTTCGACAATTTTTGTGCCAGCACTTTTTATTTAAAGCATTTATTGCCacttaaaacattgaaaaagtcgTTCGTGGGAAAGGGTTAATGATTACTTCGAATTTTCTCTATAATTTTCTTCgtaatttctccaagatttttaccataatttcttcaaatatagcCTTAAGCCTTGATTACAATACGCCCGCAATGCACGAAGgttcgttaaaaaaaattgttcatgCTTCGCGAACTGTTCGAGGTTCTGTTAGTACGAACTTTTTGCCCATTGAACTCTCGCCGAGTGGTGTCACAaacacgtgcgcaaatttgctggttgaaaatactgccgtttgattttgctggcaacagatgatctttgtttatattttccaccagcactctTTAAGTAGCTGTAGCAATTCCTTCCATAAACCAAGACTTCGTGCGAAATTTCTCCTGCATTTTCGTCAAGTTTGTTTCCAAATGGTTTTGCTGGGATTTAACATATGTTTCATATGCAGCAACTTaacaaatccttcagaaattccatctgTAAATCTTCAAGACATAAACCAAAAATATTTTCCGGTGTTTTCATATTCTTTACCTCTAGAAGGAATGTTTGTTCAACTAGAACGTGATTTTCAAACCAAATCAGGGGtattctctggaagaattttaaaAAGGACCCCCTATGGGGTTTTATTTGGAAACGTTCTTTACCTAACTTAATATATTCTTCTGAAAactcctctgattttttatatatGTCACATACATCAttcctccagagactcctccggtgattcctccagtaatattTCCAGAGATGTTTCCTGGTATTTCTTCGAAAATTGGGCAATTCGTCCATGGATTATTCCAGTgacatttctagaaaaaaaaattacagagatttctccagcaaaatctttacaatgattattccagaaatttgtccGAGCATACTCaagagatttttccaaagatgactATAGAGATggctccaaggattcctttagcAAATTACCCGGGTACTTCTttcatttcttcaggaatttcccagAGCTTACACCAGAAAACTCTTTTTataattcctccaaaagttgtTCTAGGGATTTTTCAGCAATTCGTTTTCCCAGGTATTGCTCCCAAAACTCCggcaagaatttttccagagattcaacCAGAGACTTCTCTAGGAAATTTCCCAGAATTTTCTCTACGGATTCCTCCATAAAATTCTACAGCGATGGGATTTCTATTGTTTTTAAGAGTTTCCTCTAAGAATTGCTTCTAGAATCCCTCCACGAATTTATCtacgaatttctccaaaaaagtccatatggaaatttctggaaaaattcttgggattatgactgaaagaatctctggaggaatccttgggcCAATCCCCGAAAAAGTTCATGGAgaagttcctggaagaatcttattaaaaatattaccgAAGAATTCTATGGAGAAACCACTGGAGACTTTCTCGCTGGAATTCTTTAACTCGTCGTGAAAcctctagaggaatccctatagagattttcctagagaaatttctggaataatccttggataaattcctggaagaatccctagagtAGCCTCAAAACTTCATACTAGGATTTACTGCAGGGAGAAAAAGTGACTGTAGAGACCTTTTGTTGAAAATAGACACTTTCTGAAGAAAGAGCTGGGATTGGGCGCCCTAAAAAGATCTCATGCATTGAAATAAAGACTAAACAGACATTaaaaggaaacaaaaaaaataagccaaattGATTTCAGTTCTGAAACAAAAAGCAACCAAACAGGATTTAAAAGATATTACTCGTAAGTTTTTTGTATaacaattcctccaaagattatttctaatatttttttagatcgaTTTCCCTAAATTTTCGTCCAAGATTTAGTTTAGAACATCTTTAATGATTTAagcaatttctctagagatGCGTCTACtgatttctcaggattttctttaaGACATTCTCGTTCCGGTTCTTCAAGATTTCAAAGAATACCTTCAGAAATCACTTGATATTCCTCAAGAAAGCCTTGTTTAAAAACACCAGGGAAGGCTTCGAAGAATtaatccaggattttttcagatttgtttACCGATTATCAAGGAAATGTTTCAGTAATTATTGGATAAATCCCTTTAAAAGGATATTTCTTCTGCAAGAATGCTGAAAAAATCCTGATCTTTCGAGGAAATCTTGGGTGATTTTCGAGATAAAttgcttattattttttttatctttattaacgagatttttagccctgggctagttcatctcgggaccaacggctttacagggtgattactatttcctgtaagtaaaataagtaatcatagaaaaaagatggttgtatgaatgttaattaccagtgcatatTCAGTTTTGTACatctacactgaggcaaaaatctcgcatgattttcataagatcgcactaatgaacgcgttttttattattttttgttggttcataagacacttgcgtatttcattcgacgagattgagattcataagacaagtgtaattttttcataacaatcaattgtcaatgtcataagaacgcttatgaaccccattgctcatcattgtgaagaaccacgtgaggcaaattttctcggtacagccatttcactatcagaaattcaatatggcttccgaaatggacgtgtttgctgatttgtcgctggctgactccgtttctaatgcatcaaagggtaaatattttctatttatcatcaattccgctgTAACTGACACTTTCTTTCGATCAGATTAAGGAATTGGATCCAAagaataagatttttgaatgaaaattcaaaacaatttgtatgacgcgtaagaaatcacaaaccccccctcatccattaatccgtccctaacgtaaacctgcaccaattcaggcgttcttcacaacttttctcaataatgtttcgctgctataatatacttcttcgcgttcaaaataggttagccaactagagaaaatcgaattttcattcaatttgtcGTATCACAATTCTAATGCTTACAGTAAAGTGCTTTAATCGAATTGCGatacgacaaaatggatgaaaatttgattttcccaagttggttaacctatttttcaacgcggattagtattattcattcattgaaatttataatctaaagctcaaattacacaagacagtcttatggaaccaagaatggatcagaacgtaattcataagactatctatggattttgttatcaagtcaatgctggttcataagatcatcttacgaaattccttcgaggtgtattatggaaacaacatctgccgaaaaccatacgatggtcttatgaatttcaaagatttttcttgtgtcgttattccataagcaaatcttatgacagtcttacgtttgctttcctcagtgtaTAGCATTTGTCTTCACTATACATagataacatatttatttttttaccttaATTTCCAGCCACATTCGTTGTTTCAAAAGCATTACACttaacacgcacgttattcaaaagcatatattttaatcaaaagagacatatttttttcgctaaaattttccataatcagtcttaTAATGTTTCACAGTAAGTCTAAAAGATTGTGCTAACATGCTGCTTCAATCAGGTAAATTTTTCAGCcgattttagtcaaaaatacatatttgtggaaaacgtgcgtgccaggtgtaatgcctttaaaacaacacatatgactaaaaactatggtaaatgaaaaaagattgaatctttactttgtcataataaactttataGATGCacaaaacaggatgtacactggaaattgaaactcatacatacatcttttatctacgatcatttactttactgacaggaattagtaatcaccctgtacttcccttccgaaggaagtcgtcactgaaatttttagtgactagctcggggatgggattcgatcccaggtcctcggcgtgagaggcgtgtgttctaaccactacaccaggtccgtccccataaaTTGCTtagataattattgaaaatgtattaagAGATTCCTGGGGAGTTCTTGAAATATTGGTTTGAACGATCCCCGGAGGATTTCTTCTAGCAAATTCTGTGCGAAACCGTGTATGAACTTTTCAGAGAATACATATGAAAATGGCTGAACCTAGAAGAATCTCTACATGAATCCCTGaacgatttcttcaaaaactctggaataaacatAAAGAATTGTCTGGAAAGAActtctgtaggaatctttgcAAGATCTGCTGGAgaaacaactggagaaatcgatggatgaataagtgaaagaatctctggaagtgGAAGtggaaattttgagatatttcctGGAAAACAAATTTGGGTAATCTCTCTAGCAATCCGTGGGAAAAGTATCGTTGGATCACGTCAAGAATCTTCTTCTTGAATCACTAGAATAATTCATGAAGCTTGACGCCTTAAAACAGGCATAGGGCCAAAATCAATTATCCTTACCTTGATCTGTCCGTTGCACCGCCCGGAGAAATCCATGATATTGTACCACCCGAGAATGCACGGCATACCGTTCAGGAACACGCTCAAATCCACCGCCGTAAATCCGACCACGGCGTCCTCCATCGGGGCGGGCATCATCGTCGGATGTTTGGCGGAACCAGCGTTGTGGCCGGTCGCCGCCTTGCGCCATACCTTCAGAATGAACCGTTTCTCGTCCTgtagaagttttgaaaaagtattgtacATATTGTCCGTTTTGGAAGCTTCAGTTACTCACATTAGTCATCAGGTCCACCGGCAGCCGAACGTCGAACTTCTTCTTCCAGCTGGGATTGCAGCACCCTTCCACGACCGCGGTCGTGTAGACGATTCCCTCGTGCGATTTGACCGTGTCGACCGTTCCCGGCTGCAGATTGTAGCCCTCGAAAGTAACGTAGGCGCTCGGTTCCACTTCGACGCGCGATTGTTGCTGGTTGGCGCCCTGGGAGCGATTCTTGTTCCGTTTGCCGAACTTCTTGCCGACGTTCACCTTCGGGAGGTTGACCGCCTGCTCGATCTCGATCGACACCTGGAACAGATTAGATATGCTTTACCACGCAAGTACCATATTCTAAGCTACGTCAGTGCAGTAGATGATTTTCAATTCGATATTGTGACatgatttagcaacaatcatcaacgacaatTCGATAATTCTAAAAATAAGCCGCTCCCTACTGGTCACTTTACCTTGAACAGCTTCTCGTCGGCAACGGATTGCTGTTTCTGTGCCGGATCCGATTGAGGCGTTTCCGAAGCACTCTCTGAGGATGCCGGGAGCAGATTGGTGGTGACGTTTTCTGATGGTCTCTGCGCCAAAGCTCTTTGCAGATTCTCCAGCAGATCGGATGTTTTCCGTAGCTGGGGATGGTTGGCCTGCGAATGGGGCGACGATGGAACTGGCGGCGGTGGAGTTGCTTGACGAGTATCGGCAAAGTTCTGGTCATAGCAGGGAGCGGTGCTACGCTCCGATGAGATGGGCAAGCGCTGGGCGAGATTTTCGATGAATGCTGACAACATGTTGGCCACTTCGGATTGTTGTTTACCGGTGTTGGATGTGCTGATCGGTCGGTACGATTCGCAGTCACGTTGATGGGCGATGGCCGTCGAAGGAGTGACCATGGATTCGTGTGGCGGTTCGTCTTGGGATGTTCGACGCTGTCCAGCGTCTGGAACTGCGGGTTTATTCGTCGTTACCGGCGCATCACCGGAAGTGTGTGTCAATCCGCGAGATAGCTTCAAGTACTCGACTTGATTCTCGGTACCGATCGCCAGCACGGCTTGAACCTGTCCGCAAGGATCGGCCGCAAGAGGAGAAGTAATTCCGCTCCATCCGTCGATAGATATAACTGGGAGTTTTGCACGGGATAAATGCTCCGCCAGCTGTGCATCTCGAAAAGCAATATAGAACTGATGCAACGGAAGTCGGGTAACGCCAACAAGCTTCTCCGTAGCACCCGGGGTCTTTTGCCACAATTCTACCAACATGTGCTGATTCTTTGTACGTTCCAGGAAGCGAGCATTCGGCATTACCGGGAAGGTTATCAGATAGTTAAAGGACTTGCAGTCCTGAGACAGTTCTGTGGTCAAAATTGGACTATCCTCGTCTGACCAGAAACCGTGTGCAACTAAGAAATATCCACCGGTCGTCAATAAGGCAACATCTTTCAGCTGTCCGAGATGAAGGACTCCATGGAGTACGTTCTTGGGGGGTTCCGAAGGCGTCTCTACAGTGTCCATTGCTTTAGGCCCCGTGTCTTCTTTGGATGATCCTTGCTGTTGAGAAGCATCCCGTTGTGAAACTGGAGCGGTTGGAGAATTCTGCGTAGGAGATGGATCTTTTGATGCATTTTGGGTGGTTCCTTGGTGGTCCTGACTACAAGTTACCGGTCTACAGTGAAATGCTTGACTCGGGGCCGTCATTCGACATCTTTGAAGGGGCTTAAAAGACCAACAATGAGACGGCAAATCACTTTCACTGGAAGAACTACTGATTGTAAGGTTTTCTTTATCTACTTGAAGAGCATCGATAAGCTCCGAACCGAAATGTAGGCCACGAGCTCCCAGTTCCAGTCGAACCGCAAGCATTCCCAAAAGGATGTCGTCAGAAGCTAATCGCACTGGGCATCGTTTGTAGCACGCAAATCTGTTACTGATCAATTCTTCTAGTTTTATCACCGATGAACCGAGGAAAATCTGCCTTCCGGTTGTCGATCTCTGATGGAAGACCGGGCCCAGCATCAAGTAAACTAGAAATTCGAATCGACAGTCATCTGGTTTCGCAGGGATTGAAACCTTCGTAACCGCTTTTCCGTTGAAAACGACCTCCCCAGCATCCGACACGAAGCTCGAGGGAAACTTGAGCTTCGATCCAGCACTGGACTGAGCCGGAAGTTTCACCTTGATTTGGAATCCAACATCGGCCAATGACGCCAGTTTGGTTTTATGAATGATCTCTTTCAAGCCCGCTTTAGTGAATTTAAGATCCTCA
It contains:
- the LOC5576762 gene encoding uncharacterized protein LOC5576762; protein product: MSAGSFGLGGSGKLQLLAQQQKKKPSLSTTVTVGEEQNQILLSLPPNVNGRQRGTLAVRLSGIRWTSARSYPVVEVRLLWWGQNPQKVGPSVLRWEQGRTSGGGEERWLRYQVLTSEELFRKYLLAAEPIHVRLVSSRTGSLIGTAAVPVPGKLVNFRVGEQLEVAGRAEIVSGSGFGLGDIDLEFELTLTRKPEGKENSNGMVQQAAKKTLPVVLPEREMLVKGTAVSLCEGKQTKTFRSLDNHSRSKVLNYLSGNVVSGSEDEALSEICSISPAESMLDALNKFDAAPAVRKSEYLKSVDSVRILVEDLKFTKAGLKEIIHKTKLASLADVGFQIKVKLPAQSSAGSKLKFPSSFVSDAGEVVFNGKAVTKVSIPAKPDDCRFEFLVYLMLGPVFHQRSTTGRQIFLGSSVIKLEELISNRFACYKRCPVRLASDDILLGMLAVRLELGARGLHFGSELIDALQVDKENLTISSSSSESDLPSHCWSFKPLQRCRMTAPSQAFHCRPVTCSQDHQGTTQNASKDPSPTQNSPTAPVSQRDASQQQGSSKEDTGPKAMDTVETPSEPPKNVLHGVLHLGQLKDVALLTTGGYFLVAHGFWSDEDSPILTTELSQDCKSFNYLITFPVMPNARFLERTKNQHMLVELWQKTPGATEKLVGVTRLPLHQFYIAFRDAQLAEHLSRAKLPVISIDGWSGITSPLAADPCGQVQAVLAIGTENQVEYLKLSRGLTHTSGDAPVTTNKPAVPDAGQRRTSQDEPPHESMVTPSTAIAHQRDCESYRPISTSNTGKQQSEVANMLSAFIENLAQRLPISSERSTAPCYDQNFADTRQATPPPPVPSSPHSQANHPQLRKTSDLLENLQRALAQRPSENVTTNLLPASSESASETPQSDPAQKQQSVADEKLFKVSIEIEQAVNLPKVNVGKKFGKRNKNRSQGANQQQSRVEVEPSAYVTFEGYNLQPGTVDTVKSHEGIVYTTAVVEGCCNPSWKKKFDVRLPVDLMTNDEKRFILKVWRKAATGHNAGSAKHPTMMPAPMEDAVVGFTAVDLSVFLNGMPCILGWYNIMDFSGRCNGQIKVNIQPLENVTVYKGLEEGVNFQIPLSIDVDCSGLEAGNTSLSRALKRKFTELEEITQRLKARLFDVTGDENVDPDDEFERDLNTEAEEEDDEEWVDPLEDKSGQKRNSQFPNGSQQTRTTNTCSYTMSSDHRAPERSLTGCSDRSTQIDSDAEKHMLLEQLLKSHDLDTLINPKILKNLINPIMSTSESTPMSNPYENIPESESSGGTSADADMSEDSTAAVGGSTTDKVKLISSALQRTTISEDTTPAGSSGRQDSTEGSSKREAPEGEPMKVNDK